One genomic segment of Culturomica massiliensis includes these proteins:
- the thiC gene encoding phosphomethylpyrimidine synthase ThiC: MKDQIKITYPDSEKIYMPGNLFPELRVGMRRVKLTPTVTVVDGEQVMTENTPVYIYDTSGAYSDPETDIDLKKGLPRLREEWIRQRDVERLPEISSEYGKARLADRSLDHLRFDHIQLPYRAIEGREISQMYYARQGIVTPEMEYVAIRENMNCRELGIDSYITAEFVRQEIAAGRAVLPANINHPEAEPMIIGSKFLVKINTNIGNSATTSTIEEEVEKAIWSCKWGGDTLMDLSTGRNIHETREWIIRNCPVPVGTVPMYQAMEKVGGKAEELTWELFRDTLIEQCEQGVDYFTIHCGIRLKNIRYANSRLCGMVSRGGSIISQWCLAHRKESFLYEHFDDICDICAQYDVALSLGDGLRPGSIYDANDKAQFAELDTMGELVQRAWAKNVQAFIEGPGHVPMHKIRENMERQIEKCHGAPFYTLGPLVTDIAPGYDHITSAIGAAQIGWYGTAMLCYVTPKEHLALPQKEDVRVGVVTYKIAAHAADLAKGHPGADVRDNALSKARYEFRWKDQFNLSLDPERALQYYREANHLNGKYCTMCGPHFCAMRISRQLRDCEYTAETETESTVGVENNPCIK, encoded by the coding sequence TACGTATCCCGATTCGGAGAAAATTTACATGCCCGGTAACTTGTTTCCTGAGCTACGGGTCGGCATGCGGCGTGTAAAGCTGACCCCGACGGTAACTGTGGTGGATGGCGAACAGGTGATGACCGAAAATACTCCGGTCTATATATATGATACCAGCGGAGCATATAGCGATCCGGAAACGGATATTGATTTGAAAAAGGGATTGCCTCGTTTGCGTGAAGAATGGATCCGGCAGCGCGATGTGGAGCGTCTGCCGGAGATCAGTTCCGAATACGGTAAGGCCAGGCTGGCTGACAGGAGTCTGGATCATCTTCGTTTCGACCACATTCAATTGCCTTACCGGGCAATAGAAGGGCGGGAGATATCCCAGATGTATTATGCCAGGCAGGGTATTGTTACGCCTGAAATGGAGTATGTGGCTATTCGTGAGAATATGAATTGCCGGGAGTTGGGTATCGACTCATACATAACAGCGGAGTTTGTACGACAGGAAATTGCGGCCGGTCGTGCGGTATTGCCGGCCAATATCAATCATCCCGAAGCCGAACCGATGATTATCGGTTCGAAATTTCTTGTCAAGATCAACACCAATATCGGTAATTCGGCAACGACGTCTACGATCGAGGAGGAAGTCGAGAAGGCGATCTGGAGCTGTAAATGGGGTGGAGATACCCTGATGGATTTGTCGACGGGCCGGAATATTCATGAAACCCGCGAATGGATTATCCGTAACTGCCCGGTACCTGTAGGAACTGTGCCGATGTATCAGGCAATGGAAAAGGTAGGAGGAAAGGCTGAAGAACTGACCTGGGAACTGTTTCGCGATACGTTGATTGAGCAGTGTGAACAGGGGGTTGATTACTTTACGATCCATTGCGGAATTCGTTTGAAAAATATCCGTTACGCCAATAGTCGCCTGTGTGGTATGGTAAGCCGTGGCGGTAGTATTATTTCCCAATGGTGTCTGGCGCATCGGAAAGAAAGTTTTTTATATGAGCATTTCGATGATATCTGTGATATTTGTGCACAATACGATGTGGCTTTGTCTCTGGGAGATGGGTTACGTCCGGGATCGATTTACGACGCCAACGACAAGGCTCAGTTTGCTGAGTTGGATACGATGGGCGAGTTGGTGCAACGGGCTTGGGCAAAGAATGTACAAGCATTTATTGAGGGACCGGGACATGTGCCGATGCATAAAATACGGGAGAATATGGAGAGGCAGATTGAGAAATGTCACGGTGCTCCGTTTTATACCCTCGGACCGTTAGTGACCGATATTGCTCCGGGATATGATCATATAACGAGCGCCATTGGTGCGGCTCAGATCGGCTGGTACGGTACGGCAATGCTTTGCTATGTAACTCCGAAGGAGCATCTTGCATTGCCTCAGAAGGAGGATGTGCGCGTGGGAGTCGTGACATATAAGATTGCAGCCCATGCGGCAGATTTGGCCAAGGGCCATCCCGGGGCCGATGTACGTGATAATGCATTGAGTAAGGCTCGTTATGAGTTTCGGTGGAAAGATCAGTTTAATTTAAGTCTTGATCCGGAGCGTGCTTTGCAGTACTACCGTGAAGCCAACCATCTGAATGGAAAATACTGTACAATGTGCGGACCTCATTTTTGTGCGATGCGTATCAGCCGGCAATTGCGTGATTGTGAATATACGGCTGAAACCGAGACAGAATCGACTGTCGGAGTAGAAAATAATCCATGTATAAAATAA
- a CDS encoding thiamine phosphate synthase has translation MNLRLIILTTPDFLPQEATALTAILDKGFRLHLRKPGCSEKELAALIEELPASHRAGIVLHDHFTLQQRYGLAGIHLNKRNPDIPDGYNGSISRSCHSLEEITEYKKQTDYLFLSPIFNSISKQGYRSEFSMEQLRTAARKGIIDTKIIALGGITADNLTTVRTLGFGGAALLGDVWNRYRSPDDTEAFLQHLDKLIQTVS, from the coding sequence ATGAACTTACGCCTGATCATCCTGACAACACCGGATTTCCTGCCTCAGGAAGCAACCGCACTGACAGCCATACTCGATAAGGGCTTCCGTCTTCACCTACGTAAACCGGGATGCAGTGAAAAAGAGCTGGCAGCCCTGATCGAGGAGCTACCGGCCTCACATCGTGCCGGCATCGTTTTACACGATCATTTTACCCTTCAGCAACGGTACGGACTGGCAGGAATACATCTCAACAAGCGTAACCCGGACATACCGGACGGTTATAACGGTTCGATAAGCCGTTCCTGCCATTCACTGGAAGAAATTACCGAATACAAAAAACAAACCGATTACCTCTTTCTCAGTCCTATTTTCAACAGTATTTCCAAACAAGGGTATCGGTCGGAATTTTCAATGGAGCAACTCCGGACTGCTGCCCGCAAAGGCATTATAGATACCAAAATCATTGCACTGGGAGGGATAACGGCCGACAATCTTACGACGGTCCGGACATTGGGATTCGGCGGAGCAGCTCTTTTGGGTGATGTCTGGAACCGTTATCGCTCTCCCGACGACACCGAAGCCTTTCTGCAGCATCTGGATAAGCTGATTCAAACCGTCTCTTAA
- a CDS encoding sulfide-dependent adenosine diphosphate thiazole synthase, with protein sequence MIETRVSQGIVSTYFDKLQRNLDLDVAIVGGGPSGIVAAYYLAKAGLKVAQFDRKLAPGGGMWGGAMMFNQIVIQEEAMPVVRDFEIRYESCGDGLYVMDSVESTSSLLYHAVHAGATIFNCYSVEDVIFKNNKVSGVVVNWTPVLREGLHVDPLNILAKTVIDGTGHDSEIASTVARKNGIKLATETGGVIGERSLDVTAGEEEVVNGTKEIYPGLYVCGMAASAVSGTPRMGPIFGGMLMSGKKVADEIIARFKK encoded by the coding sequence ATGATTGAAACAAGAGTATCACAGGGAATCGTAAGTACCTATTTTGACAAATTACAGAGAAATCTTGATTTGGATGTTGCCATTGTCGGCGGAGGGCCGTCGGGTATCGTAGCTGCCTATTATCTGGCTAAGGCCGGTTTGAAGGTAGCTCAGTTCGACCGTAAACTTGCTCCGGGAGGAGGTATGTGGGGCGGTGCTATGATGTTTAACCAGATTGTTATTCAGGAGGAGGCAATGCCGGTTGTACGCGATTTTGAAATCCGTTACGAATCATGCGGAGACGGACTTTATGTTATGGATTCGGTTGAAAGTACTTCTTCATTACTTTATCATGCTGTGCATGCCGGGGCTACGATTTTTAACTGCTATTCGGTTGAAGATGTGATTTTTAAGAATAACAAAGTAAGTGGGGTTGTTGTAAACTGGACGCCTGTTTTGCGTGAAGGATTGCATGTCGATCCGTTGAATATTTTGGCTAAAACCGTTATCGACGGTACGGGACATGATAGTGAAATAGCTTCTACGGTTGCCCGTAAAAACGGTATCAAGCTGGCAACAGAGACCGGAGGTGTTATCGGTGAACGTTCCCTGGATGTAACTGCAGGTGAAGAGGAAGTTGTAAACGGTACGAAGGAAATTTATCCCGGTCTTTATGTTTGCGGTATGGCGGCTTCGGCTGTGTCAGGTACTCCGCGTATGGGGCCGATTTTCGGCGGTATGCTGATGTCGGGTAAGAAGGTTGCCGATGAGATTATTGCTCGCTTTAAGAAATAA